In Acanthochromis polyacanthus isolate Apoly-LR-REF ecotype Palm Island chromosome 9, KAUST_Apoly_ChrSc, whole genome shotgun sequence, the DNA window TCACTGCAGAATAAACGAGCGATTTCTGTCACCTTCTCTTCAGCATCTTAAAAGACTTAAAAATCTTGAGTTTCTCTTCAAGTTTCACTGCGTTTGAACGTGCTGTCTCTTTTTAATTTCAGTCCCTTCCGAGTCCTTCATGCGGGAAACCAGGAATTCGCGGCACTTGAGAGCGTACTGCTCGGGGAAATCCCGGTAATGGCCCACATGAGGACtggaaacaaaatcaaaactgtCCACGGGGACGCCTTTCTGCTTCATGGCCTTCATGAAGAACTCGATGTCCCGGTGCCTGATGGTCAGGTCGGCTCTGGAGTACAGGAAGAAATGAGGCCAGGAGGGCGGCTTGTCCTGCACGGCGTCGTAGTGGTTCTTGTGGATGTACTTGGTCAGGGGGTATAAGACGATTCGCAGGAGGACAACAATCACTGCAAACAGCGCGAGGAGGACATACCTTAAAACAGGACTTATTCTTGGCCCTAAGGTGGTCATCAGTGCACGCAGAGCCCCGCGGACATTCGCACTACCGGGGGCGCTGTCCACTACAGCCCCGATCACATGCAGCGAACTGAACTGTTTGTCGTTGTGCAGCAGCTCGACGATGTAACGGTAAAGCATGAAGCCACCGTTACTGAACACGTGAAAGAAAATGGGACTGTTCTCCACCTCGTAGTCGTAGAGGATCTCCAGCAGCTTGAGGGCGATGCTTCTCAGCTCCTTGTAGCCAAAGGACTCTGAGATGAAGACCGTCTTTAAAGGAGCTGTGTAGCGGATCGTGACACATCCCTAAAGGAgaagaaagtaaacaaaaaagggaaaaaaaggaaatgggTGAAGAGCATTTAAATTACTATTCCGCTGAAACCTGCTGATCCAGGAGGCCTCGGTTCTGTTTCTAATCGTCTCAATGACAAACTGTTGGACGGCTCAGAACCTTCTTCAACTAATACTACTTTTTAACCCTCCAAAACTACACAGAAGTCTCACCGCCAACGTAAAGTCTGTTGCCAGAAACCTCAGCGTTTTATTTGACCCTGACCTCAGTTTTGCTCCCCACATCACAGAAGTTGTCCAGTCTTGCTTCCTCCAAATAATAATCTCTAAGGTAAAGTTGATGCTCTCATACCTAGACCTGGAAAAACTTGTCCATACACTCATCTTCTCCCATTTTGATTATTGCTACAACCTTCTTTCTGGCATTTCCGTAAAGCTCCCGTCGCCTCCAACTTGTCCAGCAGCTAGGCTTGTTATCGGTTTTATTAGACGACATCACACCTATCTTGGCTTCCCTCCACGGGCTCTCTGTtggttttagaattgattttaagatttcacTGATCACTTTTAAATCTTGTCAAGGTCTTGCCCCAAGCTGGAGCCCTTTTGGCCGGTCCAAAGTCAAGGCTTAAATCTAAGGgtgaccaagctttctgactaTGATGTAGCCCATTTCAGTTTTGGGCTCTTTTAAGTCGAGATGATTCAAAACCTCTTATAGTTTAAAGctgagtagaaaaaaaaaaaaagccatcttCTGTCGGTGCAGACAGGAAGAAAAGAGGCCTAGTCATGTGACCCTTCACACTCGTTATTACTTGATATTGATGCAATTTAGAGGAGACAACCtattctttgattttaaaacttgAATTAGCTGTTCAAAGCCAAAACAATTTCAgagaataaaatttaaaagaaaaatgagaggCAATAACGGTTACCAGTGGGATTAAACGGGCCttgttctttcattttctaACTGCCAAGTTCCTTTTTTGAGTTGTgtgctaatctagctaattattcatttaatttattgtcatttttactatgTATTTTTACctgactgctctgacttgtctcctACAGCTTGTTTGGTTGTCTCTTACAATGCTCTTAAAGAGACAACACAGAAAGCTGATCAGATGGTGAAATGTGTGGTTTGAACCTGTTCATTGTAGATGGAGCTGTATTTGGAGAGGTGTTTGTCTTTGCAGCCAGTCCAGCCCAGCAGGATCACAACTGGCTCCTTTGTCCCCTGCCAGTGTCTCTCTGAAAACAAGGCACATGATACAACAGGCGTTAGCAGAGCAGCCACAGCCAGCTTGGCTAAATTAACTCTAACCTTCAAGCTAACAGTTAGCACAATTGCATTTTCTCCGCGTCTCTGAGCGACTGACTTAGCATGTAGGCTAAGCTAACTGAGGTGTGAACATACAGCACAATGAAATAAAGGCTCACCCGATGTCCCCGCATCTGGAAACACGATATTGTAGTCAATTTCATCTGCCATTTCTCAACGCTATCGGCTGTGGTTCTCTAACGGTGCTGTCTGATTCATTCGGCCGCTGTGAACAGTGATGATGACCGGGCAACGGAGCGCTGCATCAGGGGGCGAAGCCTGGAGGAAACAAACGGCTCACAACGAACAGAACAGGTCGGTGTACTGTCAGGAGAAGGATGAGCACCACTACACGGTGCTTCCTCCCGACCCTGAGGATTTCTTCTTTGTGTGGTTTAAACAGCGTTGCGCTTGTAGAGCATCACCGCCCCCTAGCGTATAACAGCCGCCATTTTTCTTTAGCTGGAGTGCAGGTCTTCAGCTCCAGATTCTAGCTGAGCTgactggcagctggggttctgGACAGGCTCTCAAATGATTCTGGAGTTCTGATTTTACAAGTGAAACCtattaaatgataataaatataTGAACTTTTTACTATGTGGCCTGAACACAGTGATTCTACATCAAGTGTAATCTGTACCAATCATTCATTtgtatgtgcaatatttcataaTCACGTGTAATATTACTTTACTCCTTCAGAATCACTACAGTATTACTTCTTTTTAATTCAAGTCTTATTTTAgcttacttgttttttttaaaacaatatacCGTATATGTATTTGATTGCATTTTTGTGAGACACTGCGTTTATTCTAATGTTCCCTAATTTTTCTCTCAGCAACATCTGGCAAAATGACTTTCATTGTGAATAATAAAGGTCTGTCTTGTGTTATTATACGTTAGACTTTGCATCCACGCTGTGTATTGTGCCACTCTTCTTTTGTAGTGGATaaacaaaattctaattctggaTGGTAAGATCATATTATTCCTTCAGACAAATTCAGATGatgaaataacaacaaaaaccatTGTTGAAGAGCTTTTGTTTACTTTCCAGAAGAAACAGGTCATATGTCTACGAACGGCTATCAAAAGTCACCTCGCTTCCAGTGTAACAGCAGTTGAGTAAAAAGGGATGCCTCTGCATTGCAATTTATCGCTGAATTTATAATTGTAAGTCATTGAAGCCAGTAATAATTCTCCTGTCAATTATTACAGTTTGATCAATGAGGCAAAAACCACTCAGAGAACTGCTGTATAAAAACAATGTGACAGTAAATATTACTCTATGGCACCAAGTGGCATCATCAGGGCTCCGACAAACAGTCCAAATACCCAAAATATCAGGATTTCTATTCAGCTAGCTCTACAAAAGTAACCTATTCTTAcattaaagactgaaaactatCAAATATTGGCTCTTTAAGTGAAAATATTACCTCAACTACAACCTAATTACAGAAGTCACTGTGGAATAATTTTATTTCAATAATTAACAAATCATACCACTGCAGAGTTTTCAGCTACATGCTAACTTCAGCATGCTAATATGCTCACAATGACGGTCTAATTTTTTGCACAGCATGTTTGACATCTTAGCTTAGCAGATAGCATGCTGGCATTGAATTAACACAAACGAAAGGTGAGGCTGGGTTGAGGACATTTAGCTCTGCAGGAATTTGGTCATTAACCAAAGAAATGGAGGAAATATGAAAGGTCTACTCAAGCTATTACAAGGGATCCCGGTGTGGCTCAAGACATACTTTTACAGAAATCTAAccaagagattaaaaaaaacaaaacacaaatgtaaaCGTCATGTTTAACCAGATTTAAAGTAAGTTGACCACCAGCATCACTTTGATTCACTCGCTGGTGACATGAATGCCAGAATTTCACAGCAATCCATTTCAAAGTTGTTCAGTCTGTTGCCATGTTGTCAGTCTGGCTAAAAACTAAATTTTGAACCTGCATTTCTATTAACTGTTGCTGCTCTTCTGTCCAACCTACATTCTTCCACCCCACACCATCTCCATCTTCTGCGTGTGGGCCTTGGACGACTTGGAGAAGGTGCTTTTAACCACGTTCAGAGGAGCCGCTTTGCCGCTGAGATAGACTTTATTCAGGCAGGTGGGAAGCCAAGACTGCTCGTCCACCTTCTGCTccttctcctctgctgctgcttcttctttctTGGTGAGCGTACAAGAGCAGGCAAAGATGTGTCCGGTCATAAAGGCATCAAATCCTGCCCGGTGAGTTCCTGCGTCAACCTTCTTCTTCTGAGCGTCCGTAAACTTTTCTCTTGCTGCTTCTCCTGCTCTGCTTTCTGCACCATTTTTGGCGTTTGAGCCGTCATCACTTGGTGCAGAGTTTCTCGAGTCTGAATTGTCTTTGCACGTTTTGTTCTCCTCATTATCAGCTTCCATACTTTCTCCTTCAGTCACACTGTCAGGGAGCGACTCGGCAGTTTTCTCTTGGTGGTCGCCTGATGTTTCTTCTTGGTCCATTTCCATATGGGGTATCTTGTTTTGGGGGGCTGCATGAAAGATGGAGGAGCCCTCTGTCAGCTCTCCACCTCCTGATTTCCTCttatctctctgtctcttcctccttttccttttgtcctcctttcctttctcaTCCTGAAGAATTATTAGGTCCGTGTCATGGGAGAATGGACACTGAGTACCATTGGGACACCAACCAAATGCCTGCCAGAGAAACAGAGAGCGacaatcaataaaaacatttacacacaagTATGTACTATAGTTTGCTTCTTCATTCTAATGTGGAAGCATAAACAGGATAGAAAAGGAAAACGTACTTGCATTTAGTTTATGTAGAAAAACTAGAATTTAGGGAAGCTTTTAGAAAATTCTTCCTTTAAGTgaagaagataaaaaaataaagtcgaGTCTTACAGAGAAGCGTTGGCAGATTTCAGTCTGTCCCTCAGAGGAGGCCACATCTGGACACTCTTTATAGTCCACATAGGTAGACATGTGACCAGCATACTGACAGAACTCAATGTGAACATGAGGTCCAGGTGCTCCAGAGGTCAAACGGCGACTGTTATCCAGCTtactggaagaagaagaagatatgAGTGGCGAGAGAGGAACAATATGCCTGATAAAAACACTGTCACAGCTCTGCTTTTTAAAGCAATCATATAAATGTGTTAAAGCCCTCTGAGGCATCCTGACAGTATAATGGATAGAACAGCCACGTTCATGACTTTCCTACACTGAATGTGTTTTGTTGCAGCCATACTGTAGAtgggtcaatatgtaattgagggacttttgaagtccatgagaTATATCTTGCAAATTCCACAATTATTTATGATGGaagcaatcacttattaattaaaaatgactagatatcactaaaatgtcaattaaataaccgtcccaatttaataatAACCATCACAGGGCCGTGCCCTTCTTCCTGGTCCTGCAGGAGGCTGACAATGACCGAATCATCTGCAAATTTTACAATGAGCcttgaaatacatttaaaaagctaCAGTGAAATACAAACCATTACTCACCATTTCTTAAAGGCGTACTCCAGATAGGAGGCAGTGAGTCGGAGCTCAAATTCAGTGACGTACTTGGTGTCATAAATACCAGCAGGAAACATCTCAGACAGGTCAGCGGTGAAGGTGGCCAGGCGCTCAGGCAGATGAGCATAAAAACACtgtcagaaaaagtaaaaagaaagcaTGCAGCATGCTGTGAGAAAACAAGTTcatgtaattattttattgtgaGAATGTCTGACATCATGCAGTTTCTTGTTTATACTGCAGCTGATAACACATTCTTGATAGATAGAAGCATCAAAATCCCATAATGCTTTGATAGTAAACTGATATTAACTTGCTCAGTTAATGACTTGATGTCACTAAATTataaaattttacagttttaaacttTTTAGTCAGTGTGAATATGAATAAAAACTATTTGGTGAGAATTTCTGAGAATCACATTTAACATCCTTGGaatgaaactgaaagaaaaagaacagcaCTTTGTACCTGGTAAAGAAAAGCCATGTCGATGAGGCCGTTGTGGAGCACCAGAGGTTTTCTGGCTCGCAGCAGTTCAGTGAACAACGCTCGGATGTGGACACCACGGTCATCTGATCCTCCCttggaaagaagaaagacagagaaaggacTATTAGAAAACAAACATATAAGGAAGGTCAGTTACCCCTTGTATTGTACTGACTGAGCAACAGTGTTTtgaaaaatacaatacaaatccATACAAACTTTCTTCAGTTGCAAAATCTTTAAGTGTTTTGTTGCGTGCACTGTGTGTCTCAAATCCTCCCCAACAGCATTTCAATAATTTTGTAATGACCTTATTATTGCCCTTGCAGTAAGGGATCCCGTGTCCGTACTGCTTGTTAAAATCAAACCCGTGCTGCACCAGGAACTGAACTGACTGGGGCTCTATGATGTACTCCTCTGAACAGAGCAGGGTGAGGTTGTACACCTGGACCAGGTATGTGTCTGCATCCTGTGGAAGGgacaaaaagaggaggaggaaggtaaTAAAGTTCACAAGCATATTACATGCACTGGCAAATTTTCACACTAAATATGCATGAAATACATATTGATTATCTAAATATTCTATGCGTTTATTTTAGGCTCGTGACTATTATATACATTCACAGTACATGACTATAAGCCTGCAAATACATATGTTTACAAGTTCTAAATAAGTGTTCATGGCATTGTCTTGTGTTACCGTCTGGTCCTGTTTCTTAAAGCAGGCGAATCCCAAAGAGAGAATGGAGCGAGAGCGAGCTGCGTGGCATATTGCTTTATATCTGTCCTCTATAGATCTGAAACAGGACAGCAAGTCAGGGCACGAATAAGCATTACCAGAATTAGTGTAACTTATTTTAAAGTCTGTAATAGCAATGCAGTAAGGGAGGCAGAGGACCACAAATGTTTTTACTCACTCAGCCAGCAAGGCCTTCCTGTTTCCAAGACCACTCAGCTCCTAAAGCAACACAGGACTGTGAATTGCAAGTAGTAATAAACCTTAGACAAAACAACACCATATACATACAAGTTCATTTAAGCCATGCCCATATTAAATggacagatacacacacagatactggCACTTACTGTGTCAAGAGCTACGAAGGACGACGTCTTAATGGCCACTACCATAGCAGGCCAAAGCTCTTTAAAGTTATCATTCTGGACATCAATCACAGGAACTACCATTGGACTAGCCATGTTTGTTTAAATATCGAGGCTGAAAAGTTTCCTCCAAAGTTACCGACAGCTAACTGAAATGTGTTAGCTAGGTAAATTAGTACCTCACAGACGTTTTCATTATTAGCTGCTTTATCCGGAGGCTTAGCTTGTTGCTCACTTGGTGTAGTACCGTTATAAAGTCAGTACTTAATTTTACAGTCGTAGGTTATTTGACACTTAACTGAATCGCCAGCAAACAGCGTTTCAACCGTAAACATTTCAACGTGCTTCTTAGGGTCCTGGCATAAAAATCCATAGTAGCTGGATTATTGCACGAATGCAGGAAAATAGAGTTTCTTTGTTAAGTGCTTGCAGAAAACGATAACAATGGATTAATACaatttttatgaaaaatgtgTGATTTGAGTTTTATTTCACCTTCTATAACTGACTGTTTTGTCTTTAAACACTATTTTAAAGCAGGCATTTCCGATAGCCACCCATAAATCGTACGTCACTGTACCCGACCACCGAGGCGAAGTGCGCCATTTTGGCTCAAACAAAGTCAGAAATATTTTATCCCTCAGAAAgtgttttaaattgttttcgTGAAATTTTACGTTAGCAATCTACATGACCGCGGTCCGGTTTCCTCGAGTTGACACTTGGCGtgatagcattttttttcttgtcattacACCACGTAACCAGTTAgcttaaaataatcatttaaaagcTGAGCTTCTTTGCCAGCCAAAGCTAACTGAACGTTTTTGCCAGAtatagctgtgtttgtgttttgactgCGGGCGATGGGTGGCTGCTCCGCTCCGAACTGCTCCAACTCAACCAGCATCGGCAAACAACTGTTCAGGTTCCCCAAAGACCCCGTACGGAAGAAGAAATGGGTGGTGAACTGTCGACGTGACTTTGAACCAACTCCTCACTCCAGACTATGTCAAGTAAGTTCACTGCAAACTagcatatttagtttttttttagactaGTTTATAATGTATGAAGACGATATGCCAGTTAAAAGAAGCAGAAGTTAATGGATCAGAGCAGTActccaataaaataaaatcaagagttgtttttattgttatttttaatggtATTTTGTCTTCCTCTGTTTTAAATGGCACATCTCAGCTTTGTAGCTGCTGTGTGAGTGGatctgtttcttttgtgtcaGCATGAGTTGGATTAAGTGCATCTCTTCTCTGTACCTGTCTTGTCTCCTCAAGGACCATTTTGAGCAGAGCCAGTTTGAGGAAATCGCTAGATCTCCAGCTGGAGGAAAGAAACTGAAGCCTAATGCTATCCCTACTCTGTTTAATGTTGGAGACCCTCCGTACCCTGCAGTCACCACCTCATACATCCTCATACCGCTGAAACCTGAACCAGGTATTTCAACGTGAAGTAAAGCTGGACAACAATAACATCAATGGGTTTCCAATCAAAATTGCATTTTGAAAGAGCGCAACTACAAATTGCAAAGGCAGCAAATTAAGATATACACTATGCAGGAGATTATTGTGACTTTTATCTAACCTGATTACATAATGTGCGATAATGATGCTGCACGAGAGTCATGAATGCCATAGTGTTTACAGAAAGGGTGAAATTGTTCTCCTACTgggattatttttgttttgttatcgttgctttatttatttacctcaATGCAACAGCAGCTTTTGTAGTAACTCTGCTATCCCCTAtgccaatttaaaaaatgtaattatagtTGTATTGAACATTCATTCAGATGCAAGCAAGCCCTGGTTTCCTTTTCCTTTAAGCCTGTAAAACacactgttgcaaaaatacatctgttttattttttaaaatattattttcgattttataatgtttttatacatatatatatatatatatatatatatatatacacacatatacatataatgTTCTATgcgattttttgttttattttcttatttttttgcttgtgttttagtaactatgtatatttttatgatttctttttatttttactctttttccatatttgggtttatatatatatatatatatatatatatatatatacatatgtgtgtgtgtgtattttttgtttgttttttattttatttatttattgttttgctttttttctatatttgggtcttacgGGGTTGATCTTAAAGGTGAGCTGTCAAAACTGCTCAGTAAATGTAGTTGAGCATTTGCAAGaattacacagaaacacagtgtTTGTTTCAGAATTCTGTAGACAACAGActagagattaaaaaaagactgaTTAGTCGACTGTTCATCGTGCTTTTGTACCTGCTGGATGTCTCCATGGACAATTTTTGGTCACATATTAGGAGACATATTTATCAAAGAATTTGTGGCCACCTGTCAgcttgttttgatgtttttctgacCCCTTCTGGCCAAAAGtctaatagttttttttttttttgcatgtggatgaagcagaaaaaaaaatccaaaatataaGTATTGagtgaaatgaaaacacaagggTTTCATTTCAAACTTTTTGAAATCAGAAGTGCTGATACATTGATAGATAGCAACTATGATAATGCAGGAGAATTACAGCAGCTTAATGATGTTTTGCATCTACAGGACAAGTAAgccacattttaaacatgtcaGATCCCAGTGCTCCAATGCTAGTAAGAGATTTCTTTGTGAATCTAGTGGAGAAGGAGCTGAATTTTGGGGACCATGGTTATGCCAGACGGACTCCTCTGCccgggatggaggaggaggatgcagACAGGACAGCTGAAGACCAGCAGCCCTGCACACAGTGTCAGCTACTGAAGAAACAGCTGGAGCAGGAGATGCAGCACACTGCAAGGCTGCAGAAAGAGGTGGGACATCTGCTGGTGTCTTTGTTTATAAATCACTGTCGTGGTATGACATAACCAGGCATTGTCCCAGACATTAGCCTggttgtgtcattttaaaatataaatctcAAGAAAGCAAATATCATCTGTGTAAATGTGCGATGTTCCTCTGTGTCTCTATCAGGCAGAAGAGATGAAGAAGCGCCTGTATCGACTCGACCGGATTGAGAAaggtctccagaactttctgTACGAGGACCAGATCCGGGCCCTGTCCCTCACCAAACGTTCCCGTCGGGCCGTCTGGTCTCCAGAGACGATCATGAAGGCCCGAAAGATCCGCTGTGCGGTCGGCACCAAAGGCTACGAGTACCTGAGAGAGATCGGTTATCCGTTACCCTCCTATAGGACTCTGTGTAACCGACTGGAGACTAAGATCATGGTGACGACGGACATGAGCTGTGAGGAGCTGGCAGAGCTCGGCCTCGGGCTCATGGCCTCGTGTGACAGTCCCACAGGAGTTGTTGGAGACAACGATGAGGAGGAACTGATCAGTGTTTTGTCCTGATCCAAGCAGTTTGCATGAATAACTGACTAAGGGAAAGGCTGCAGGGAGAGTTTGCCAAGTTAAACGTCTGCAGTGATAGAAGCTTCTCATGCTTCTTGTCTCATCTTTGGAAGATTTAAGCATCAAATGTTATGACAGAGACGATGAGGTCGCTGATCTAAAATGTCACCTGGTTGTGCTTGCAGTTTACACCGTGAGATGTCTTTGCCTCGACTTGCAGTTTGGTTAGATTCATGCTCGTGGTGTTTGTTACCATGAAGAGCTGCTATACGAGCTCGAACATGACAAGCATGCGCACCATGTAGCCTACGATAGTGCGAACTATAATTTACGTGGATGCGATGGTGTGGACAAATAATTTTGTCGGTTGTTTTTAAGTTTGTCATGGCTGATTCAGCAAGTATTTCACTGACTGTTTACATGCACAATTAAAGCTATTTTCGAGGATATTCAAGTGTACTGAGAGCAGATCCTGGGTAAAGTGTATTCTGACTCTTCCTGATACTTTATGTAGActttatttttcagtaaaaacattttataactTAGTGGCACAGTGTGTGTAAAGCAAAATTTGGGGGTATATGTCTGGGATgacatttaaccctctgaacccgaAGAAGTTTCTGAGCAGTATTTTTTACTCTTGGTGGGCtgtttttaactgcaatataaagttctgcacctctggAAACAGTGTCACAGTATACCAAAGTTATGATTCTATCAGtcataaaaatagaatttttttttttttactatttattttacaacttCAAAAAAACTTGGCATctatgtgcaacatttttctcaGTGTCCACACCTGTCGCTAATGctacaaacaaaactgaaggcTGTACATGCtgaagatattttactacttatatATATGAAGAAAATGTCCAAACTTGTCTCCTTTCtattctgtgtaaacacagcctgatttttttttgataacTGAATCATTCAGTGCTTGTCATACTTTTGCTAAGGAGCTcggatattttgtttttttgtcacaagATCTTGTGTGAATTTTgattaagcttagatttggttcatttcccCGATGGAATCACTTTTGGCTCAAGGACTGACGGCAGGTTTCGGGGTTCAGAGGGCTAAATGTAATCTCTGAGTTTTAGGCTCAAATCAGTTTCTTTGAAATACCTCCATTTATATTTAAATGCTAT includes these proteins:
- the toe1 gene encoding target of EGR1 protein 1 codes for the protein MASPMVVPVIDVQNDNFKELWPAMVVAIKTSSFVALDTELSGLGNRKALLAESIEDRYKAICHAARSRSILSLGFACFKKQDQTDADTYLVQVYNLTLLCSEEYIIEPQSVQFLVQHGFDFNKQYGHGIPYCKGNNKGGSDDRGVHIRALFTELLRARKPLVLHNGLIDMAFLYQCFYAHLPERLATFTADLSEMFPAGIYDTKYVTEFELRLTASYLEYAFKKCKLDNSRRLTSGAPGPHVHIEFCQYAGHMSTYVDYKECPDVASSEGQTEICQRFSAFGWCPNGTQCPFSHDTDLIILQDEKGKEDKRKRRKRQRDKRKSGGGELTEGSSIFHAAPQNKIPHMEMDQEETSGDHQEKTAESLPDSVTEGESMEADNEENKTCKDNSDSRNSAPSDDGSNAKNGAESRAGEAAREKFTDAQKKKVDAGTHRAGFDAFMTGHIFACSCTLTKKEEAAAEEKEQKVDEQSWLPTCLNKVYLSGKAAPLNVVKSTFSKSSKAHTQKMEMVWGGRM
- the si:ch73-382f3.1 gene encoding 52 kDa repressor of the inhibitor of the protein kinase, giving the protein MGGCSAPNCSNSTSIGKQLFRFPKDPVRKKKWVVNCRRDFEPTPHSRLCQDHFEQSQFEEIARSPAGGKKLKPNAIPTLFNVGDPPYPAVTTSYILIPLKPEPVEKELNFGDHGYARRTPLPGMEEEDADRTAEDQQPCTQCQLLKKQLEQEMQHTARLQKEAEEMKKRLYRLDRIEKGLQNFLYEDQIRALSLTKRSRRAVWSPETIMKARKIRCAVGTKGYEYLREIGYPLPSYRTLCNRLETKIMVTTDMSCEELAELGLGLMASCDSPTGVVGDNDEEELISVLS
- the tmem53 gene encoding transmembrane protein 53, with translation MADEIDYNIVFPDAGTSERHWQGTKEPVVILLGWTGCKDKHLSKYSSIYNEQGCVTIRYTAPLKTVFISESFGYKELRSIALKLLEILYDYEVENSPIFFHVFSNGGFMLYRYIVELLHNDKQFSSLHVIGAVVDSAPGSANVRGALRALMTTLGPRISPVLRYVLLALFAVIVVLLRIVLYPLTKYIHKNHYDAVQDKPPSWPHFFLYSRADLTIRHRDIEFFMKAMKQKGVPVDSFDFVSSPHVGHYRDFPEQYALKCREFLVSRMKDSEGTEIKKRQHVQTQ